The following proteins come from a genomic window of Iamia sp. SCSIO 61187:
- a CDS encoding nuclear transport factor 2 family protein, which yields MTDDVRRPAPGDLAATVAALEDRIAAVEGRAAELEARAGIEAAMVRYMCACDSPTGKGAAVAAAFTRDGIWEAVDRVEDHGAWAAQGTEALVKKFDRNHTRLPFSIHFLTNPRIDRLDLEAGTATARWYYFEPCTFQGTVPLWTAGHYVNDLAVEDGVWKLSHLRVATFFSTRFTTGWVDEPAYDTTG from the coding sequence ATGACCGACGACGTCCGCCGCCCCGCCCCGGGCGATCTCGCCGCCACCGTCGCCGCCCTCGAGGACCGGATCGCCGCCGTCGAGGGGCGGGCGGCCGAGCTGGAGGCGCGCGCCGGCATCGAAGCCGCCATGGTGCGCTACATGTGCGCCTGCGACTCCCCGACCGGCAAGGGGGCGGCGGTCGCCGCCGCCTTCACCCGGGACGGGATCTGGGAGGCGGTCGACCGGGTCGAGGACCACGGCGCCTGGGCCGCCCAGGGCACCGAGGCCCTGGTGAAGAAGTTCGACCGCAACCACACCCGGCTGCCGTTCTCGATCCACTTCCTCACCAACCCCCGCATCGACCGGCTCGACCTGGAGGCCGGCACGGCCACCGCCCGCTGGTACTACTTCGAGCCCTGCACCTTCCAGGGCACCGTGCCGCTCTGGACGGCCGGCCACTACGTCAACGACCTCGCCGTCGAGGACGGGGTCTGGAAGCTCAGCCACCTGCGGGTGGCGACCTTCTTCTCCACCCGGTTCACGACCGGCTGGGTCGACGAGCCGGCCTACGACACGACGGGCTGA
- a CDS encoding MFS transporter — MAAGNLHALRHRPLAAYLAGNLVSNCGTWIQNIALAVLVYRLTDGDTFWVGVVGFSQFAAYGLLAPWSGRAADRFDRRHLGMAAGVANAAIGAALAAVAALGAASVAVVCVLALLAGTATAFATPAVKALVTGLAPPEDVGRAIALDSASYNVARVLGPLLGAAVVAGVGVPWAFALNGAASLGLTVGLLAAGPVLRPRARPSASSASATASLAEAVRVVRADPLLLSAFAVVAAVSTASDAVTTLGPELSVDVYGRSDTFAGVLVGAFGLGAIVSVLTLSPALRTTPGRLVGRCSVMAAGLLVLALARGDALGLAALVVAGGGYLAGNTEASTSIQLGVDDADRGRISALWSIAFLGLRPVSSLVLGTTASVAGARVAAAVATVPLALTVIALVRLARRRATAPVAAI; from the coding sequence ATGGCGGCGGGGAACCTGCACGCCCTGCGCCACCGACCGCTCGCCGCCTACCTGGCCGGGAACCTGGTCTCCAACTGCGGGACGTGGATCCAGAACATCGCCCTGGCGGTGCTGGTGTACCGGCTGACCGACGGCGACACCTTCTGGGTCGGCGTCGTCGGGTTCAGCCAGTTCGCCGCCTACGGGCTCCTCGCCCCGTGGAGTGGCCGGGCCGCCGACCGGTTCGACCGCCGCCACCTCGGCATGGCGGCCGGCGTCGCCAACGCCGCGATCGGCGCCGCCCTGGCCGCGGTGGCGGCGCTGGGGGCGGCGTCGGTGGCGGTCGTGTGCGTCCTCGCCCTCCTCGCCGGGACCGCCACCGCGTTCGCCACACCTGCGGTGAAGGCCCTGGTGACGGGGCTGGCGCCGCCGGAGGACGTCGGTCGCGCCATCGCCCTCGACTCGGCGTCGTACAACGTGGCGCGGGTCCTGGGCCCGCTGCTCGGTGCCGCCGTGGTGGCCGGCGTGGGCGTGCCGTGGGCGTTCGCCCTCAACGGAGCGGCCAGCCTGGGCCTGACGGTGGGTCTCCTCGCCGCCGGGCCCGTGCTCCGACCCCGGGCCCGGCCGTCTGCCTCCTCGGCTTCCGCCACCGCCAGCCTCGCCGAGGCGGTGAGGGTGGTGCGGGCCGATCCCCTCCTCCTCTCGGCCTTCGCCGTCGTGGCGGCGGTGTCGACCGCGTCCGACGCCGTGACCACCCTGGGACCGGAGCTCTCGGTCGACGTCTACGGGCGGTCCGACACCTTCGCCGGCGTCCTGGTCGGCGCCTTCGGGCTCGGGGCGATCGTGTCCGTGCTGACCTTGTCGCCCGCCCTGCGGACGACCCCGGGGCGGCTCGTCGGACGGTGCTCGGTGATGGCGGCCGGGCTGCTCGTCCTCGCCCTCGCCCGGGGAGACGCCCTCGGGCTGGCGGCCCTGGTGGTGGCCGGGGGCGGCTACCTGGCGGGGAACACAGAGGCGAGCACCTCGATCCAGCTCGGCGTGGACGATGCCGATCGCGGCCGCATCTCGGCCCTGTGGAGCATCGCCTTCCTCGGGCTCCGGCCCGTCTCGTCGCTGGTGCTGGGGACCACCGCCTCGGTGGCCGGAGCCCGCGTGGCGGCCGCGGTGGCCACCGTCCCGCTGGCCCTGACGGTGATCGCCCTGGTCCGCCTGGCGCGGCGCCGGGCGACGGCACCCGTCGCGGCCATCTGA